In one window of Thermus aquaticus DNA:
- a CDS encoding pyridoxal phosphate-dependent aminotransferase: MRAFKAHLRGLSPYPYAKVEAPIKLDQNESPFDLPEALKEEALRRMARLPWNRYPEIHAERLRSRLAALLDWEEEGVVLSPGSNLLILALSLAAEEVLDLSPSFPHYAHAAKAAGTPYRAVPLGEGFALDLEALLAAFTGGVLFLPNPHAPTGALFPEEALKVLAERAREVGGLLVVDEAYREFSGTDFSPLGRDNPHVAFLRTFSKAFSLGGIRAGYLLASPEVAQVVREVLPPFVLPAHTGAILEVVLENPGYVQEVAAYVRQERERVYGRLRQHPLWHPYPSHTNFLLVRTPDAAQAHAHLLKGGILVRRQDRYPGLKGCIRVTVGLREEMEAFLRAAFEVAYA; this comes from the coding sequence ATGCGGGCCTTTAAGGCGCACCTTAGGGGCCTTTCCCCCTACCCCTACGCCAAGGTGGAGGCCCCCATCAAGCTGGACCAGAACGAAAGCCCCTTTGACCTGCCGGAGGCCCTCAAGGAGGAGGCCCTGAGGCGCATGGCCCGCCTTCCCTGGAACCGCTACCCCGAGATCCACGCCGAGAGGCTCCGGAGCCGGCTTGCCGCCCTCCTGGACTGGGAGGAGGAGGGGGTGGTCCTTTCCCCGGGGTCCAACCTCCTGATCCTGGCCTTGAGCCTGGCGGCAGAGGAGGTCCTGGACCTAAGCCCCTCCTTCCCCCACTACGCCCACGCCGCCAAAGCGGCGGGGACCCCCTACCGGGCGGTGCCCCTGGGGGAGGGCTTCGCCCTGGACCTAGAGGCCCTCCTCGCCGCCTTCACCGGGGGGGTCCTCTTCCTTCCCAACCCCCACGCCCCCACGGGGGCCCTCTTCCCCGAGGAGGCCCTGAAGGTCCTGGCGGAAAGGGCCAGGGAGGTGGGTGGCCTCCTGGTGGTGGACGAGGCCTACCGGGAGTTCTCCGGGACAGACTTTTCCCCGCTGGGGCGGGACAACCCCCACGTGGCCTTTTTGCGCACCTTCTCCAAGGCCTTTTCCCTGGGGGGCATCCGGGCGGGGTACCTGCTGGCAAGCCCGGAGGTGGCCCAGGTGGTGCGGGAGGTCCTACCCCCCTTTGTCCTTCCCGCCCACACCGGGGCCATCCTGGAGGTGGTCCTGGAAAACCCCGGCTACGTCCAGGAGGTGGCGGCCTACGTGCGGCAGGAGCGGGAGCGGGTCTATGGGAGGCTTCGCCAGCACCCCCTCTGGCATCCCTACCCCAGCCACACCAACTTCCTCCTGGTGCGCACGCCGGACGCCGCCCAGGCCCACGCCCACCTCCTCAAAGGGGGCATCCTGGTGCGGCGGCAGGACCGCTACCCGGGCCTAAAGGGGTGCATCCGGGTGACCGTGGGCCTTAGGGAGGAGATGGAGGCCTTTTTGCGGGCGGCCTTTGAGGTGGCCTATGCGTGA
- the hisB gene encoding imidazoleglycerol-phosphate dehydratase HisB yields the protein MREALVERATAETWVRLRLGLDGPVGGEVATGLPFLDHMLLQLQRHGRFLLEVEARGDLEVDVHHLVEDVGITLGMALKEALGEGRGLERYAEAFAPMDETLVLCVLDLSGRPHLEYRPEAWPVVGEAGGVNHYHLREFLRGLVNHGRLTLHLRLLSGREAHHVLEASFKALARALHRATRLTGEGLPSTKGVL from the coding sequence ATGCGTGAGGCTTTGGTGGAGAGGGCCACGGCGGAGACCTGGGTGCGCCTCAGGCTTGGCCTGGACGGCCCGGTGGGCGGGGAGGTGGCCACGGGCCTTCCCTTCCTGGACCACATGCTCCTCCAGCTCCAGCGGCACGGGCGCTTCCTCCTGGAGGTGGAGGCCAGGGGGGACCTGGAGGTGGACGTCCACCACCTGGTGGAGGACGTGGGCATCACCCTGGGCATGGCCCTCAAGGAGGCCCTGGGCGAGGGGAGGGGCCTGGAGCGCTACGCCGAGGCCTTCGCCCCCATGGACGAGACCCTGGTCCTCTGCGTCCTGGACCTCTCGGGAAGGCCCCACCTGGAATACCGCCCCGAGGCCTGGCCCGTGGTGGGGGAGGCGGGCGGGGTCAACCACTACCACCTCAGGGAGTTCCTGCGGGGCCTGGTGAACCACGGGAGGCTCACCCTGCACCTGAGGCTCCTTTCCGGGCGGGAGGCCCACCACGTCCTGGAGGCCAGCTTCAAGGCCCTGGCCCGGGCCCTCCACCGGGCCACCCGGCTCACGGGGGAGGGGCTTCCCAGCACCAAGGGCGTCCTATGA
- the hisH gene encoding imidazole glycerol phosphate synthase subunit HisH: MKTLLIDYGSGNLRSAAKALEAAGFAVSVASDPRACPEASLLVLPGQGHFGQVMAAFRASGFVERVLDHIQKGLPFLGICVGMQILYQESEEAPGVKGLGLFPGVVRRFPRGRVPQMGWNRVRLEGPFAPLSGRHFYFANSFFGPLTPEALGVGEYEGTPFAALLARENLLAPQFHPEKSGRAGLAFLALARRHFQVL, translated from the coding sequence ATGAAGACCCTCCTCATAGACTACGGCTCGGGGAACCTAAGGAGCGCCGCCAAGGCCCTCGAGGCCGCCGGCTTCGCCGTCAGCGTTGCCTCCGACCCCAGGGCCTGCCCGGAGGCCAGCCTCCTGGTCCTGCCGGGCCAGGGCCACTTCGGCCAGGTCATGGCCGCCTTCCGGGCCTCGGGCTTTGTGGAGCGGGTTCTGGATCATATCCAAAAGGGCCTGCCTTTCCTGGGGATCTGCGTGGGCATGCAGATCCTCTACCAGGAAAGCGAGGAGGCCCCCGGAGTGAAGGGCCTGGGCCTCTTCCCCGGGGTGGTGCGCCGCTTTCCCCGGGGGCGGGTGCCCCAGATGGGCTGGAACCGGGTGCGCCTGGAGGGGCCCTTCGCCCCTCTTTCGGGCCGGCACTTTTACTTCGCCAACTCCTTCTTTGGCCCCCTCACCCCAGAGGCCCTGGGGGTGGGGGAGTACGAGGGCACCCCTTTCGCCGCCCTCCTGGCCAGGGAAAACCTCCTCGCCCCCCAGTTCCACCCGGAGAAGAGCGGGCGGGCGGGCCTAGCCTTTTTGGCCCTAGCCCGCCGCCACTTCCAGGTCCTCTAG
- a CDS encoding carbohydrate kinase family protein: MRFFVLGDVSVDLLFFVERIPEPGEEIPSRRALMKPGGAGGTLAAQLASLGHRVFLAGRVGQDPFADLALSRVREVGVDLRHLQEDPDHTTSSVLILVVPGGERAMVSAEGASRYLDPALFKPRYLDQADALVLSAYALVGGPSRSYAVEALEAARKREMPIFADLGTGAVRAAGRELLKHLRGVSWLLMNQTELLALTGASSLSEGVARLREEGFQHLAIKVGAMGSIVVTPEGEELLEPYPVEDIVDSTGAGDAYTAAFAHAILSGKRPVEAARLANLAGALAATGLGAQGRLIRLEDLEVAAG; encoded by the coding sequence ATGCGGTTCTTTGTGCTGGGCGACGTTTCTGTGGACCTACTCTTTTTTGTGGAGCGCATCCCCGAACCCGGGGAGGAGATCCCCTCCAGGCGGGCCCTGATGAAGCCGGGCGGGGCCGGGGGGACTTTGGCGGCCCAGCTGGCCAGCCTGGGCCACCGGGTGTTTCTGGCGGGCCGGGTGGGCCAGGACCCCTTCGCCGATCTGGCCCTGAGCCGGGTGCGGGAGGTGGGCGTGGACCTCCGCCACCTGCAGGAGGACCCGGACCACACCACCAGCTCGGTCCTCATCCTGGTGGTCCCGGGCGGGGAAAGGGCCATGGTGAGCGCCGAAGGGGCGAGCCGCTATCTGGACCCCGCCCTCTTCAAGCCCCGCTACCTGGACCAGGCCGACGCCCTGGTTCTCTCCGCCTACGCCCTGGTGGGGGGGCCTTCCCGGAGCTACGCCGTGGAGGCCCTCGAGGCCGCCAGAAAGCGGGAGATGCCCATCTTCGCCGACCTGGGCACGGGGGCGGTACGGGCGGCGGGACGGGAGCTTCTCAAGCACCTCCGGGGAGTGAGCTGGCTCCTCATGAACCAGACCGAGCTTTTGGCCCTCACCGGGGCCTCTTCCCTCTCCGAGGGGGTGGCGAGGCTTAGGGAGGAGGGCTTCCAGCACCTGGCCATCAAGGTAGGCGCCATGGGCTCCATCGTGGTCACGCCGGAAGGGGAGGAGCTTTTGGAGCCTTACCCGGTGGAGGACATCGTGGACTCCACCGGGGCCGGCGACGCCTACACCGCCGCCTTCGCCCACGCCATCCTCTCGGGAAAGAGGCCGGTGGAGGCCGCCCGCCTGGCCAACCTGGCCGGGGCTTTGGCGGCCACGGGCCTGGGGGCCCAGGGGAGGCTCATCCGCCTAGAGGACCTGGAAGTGGCGGCGGGCTAG
- a CDS encoding phenylacetate--CoA ligase family protein yields MERLSRLRAVLEAAKGHPVYREKFKDLDPKEVTLEDLKDLPLTTREEWVAFLKENPKPPEGASLMHLTPSPLLGWMPEYLSQEDLRYQAEALAAHYRRLGLVGKKVLVAFSYHVFAGGWLFHQALWRAGNLVFPHGPGEAARIAELSQAFGFDVLVTNPSFALKVGQAGGRFPLLLAGGEPFTSVPGFRERVEAALGGVALDAYGTSELGIVAGERLEKDGLWEIPEMAILEVLDPETLRPVADGEKGELVVTALSRTLMPMVRFRTGDLAIALRREGLTVLPWGVFGRTDTMVKVKGVKLYPTELAPILAGFGLDPKGFQVVVERKLEGTDKLILRLKAEKVPPGLPEAIAKATGLRVDEVELTGELEGGLVVDRRF; encoded by the coding sequence ATGGAAAGGCTTTCGCGGCTGAGGGCGGTGCTGGAGGCGGCCAAGGGCCACCCGGTCTACCGGGAGAAGTTCAAGGACCTGGACCCAAAGGAGGTGACCCTGGAGGACCTCAAGGACCTCCCCCTCACCACCCGCGAGGAGTGGGTGGCCTTCCTCAAGGAAAACCCCAAGCCCCCCGAGGGGGCGAGCCTCATGCACCTCACCCCAAGCCCCCTGCTAGGCTGGATGCCCGAGTACCTCTCCCAGGAAGACCTCCGCTACCAGGCGGAGGCCCTGGCGGCCCACTACCGCCGCCTGGGCCTGGTGGGCAAGAAGGTGCTGGTGGCCTTCAGCTACCACGTCTTCGCCGGGGGGTGGCTTTTCCACCAGGCGCTGTGGCGGGCGGGGAACCTGGTCTTCCCCCACGGCCCCGGGGAGGCGGCCCGCATCGCCGAGCTTTCCCAGGCCTTTGGGTTTGACGTCCTGGTCACCAACCCCTCCTTCGCCCTCAAGGTGGGGCAGGCGGGGGGACGCTTCCCCCTCCTCCTGGCCGGCGGGGAGCCCTTCACCTCCGTCCCCGGCTTCCGGGAGCGGGTGGAGGCCGCCCTCGGCGGGGTGGCCCTGGACGCCTACGGCACCAGCGAGCTGGGCATCGTGGCCGGGGAGCGCCTGGAGAAGGACGGGCTTTGGGAGATTCCGGAGATGGCCATCCTCGAGGTCCTGGACCCCGAGACCTTAAGGCCCGTGGCCGACGGGGAGAAGGGGGAGCTGGTGGTCACCGCCTTAAGCCGCACCTTGATGCCCATGGTGCGCTTCCGCACCGGGGACCTGGCCATCGCCCTTAGGCGGGAAGGCCTCACCGTCCTCCCCTGGGGGGTCTTCGGCCGCACCGACACCATGGTGAAGGTGAAGGGGGTCAAGCTCTACCCCACGGAGCTAGCCCCCATCCTGGCAGGCTTCGGCCTGGACCCCAAGGGCTTCCAGGTGGTGGTGGAGCGCAAGCTGGAGGGCACCGACAAGCTCATCCTCCGCCTCAAGGCCGAGAAGGTGCCCCCCGGGCTCCCGGAGGCCATCGCCAAGGCCACGGGCCTCAGGGTGGACGAGGTGGAGCTAACGGGCGAGCTGGAAGGCGGCCTGGTGGTGGACCGGCGGTTCTAA
- the lysN gene encoding 2-aminoadipate transaminase has product MKTLEWRALFGQGAERIQASTIRELLKLTQRPGIISFAGGLPAPELFPKAEAAEKAAEILKEKGEVALQYGPTEGYLPLRAFVAEWLGVEVEEVLITTGSQQALDLLGKVFLDEGAPVLLEAPSYLGAIQAFRAYGPRFLTVPTGEEGPDLEALAEGLKEGPRFLYLIPSFQNPSGGLMPLRARERLLEMVMEKGLLVVEDDAYRELYFGESRVKSLFELAREAGYPGVIYLSSFSKILAPGLRVAFAVAHPEALLKLTQAKQGVDLHTPVLNQILVLELLKEGFRERLERVRRVYRDKAQAMLEALEKEMPKEVAFTRPKGGMFVWMELPQGLSAEALLHKALEEKVAFVPGGPFFALGGGENTLRLSYATMDQAAIAEGVRRLGRALRALLTPA; this is encoded by the coding sequence GTGAAAACCCTAGAGTGGCGTGCGCTTTTTGGCCAAGGCGCCGAGCGGATCCAGGCCTCCACCATCCGGGAGCTCCTCAAGCTCACCCAGCGCCCGGGCATCATCAGCTTCGCCGGGGGGCTTCCCGCCCCCGAGCTCTTCCCCAAGGCGGAGGCGGCGGAAAAGGCGGCGGAGATCCTCAAGGAGAAGGGCGAGGTGGCCCTCCAGTACGGGCCCACCGAGGGCTACCTCCCCCTGAGGGCCTTCGTGGCCGAGTGGCTTGGGGTGGAGGTGGAGGAGGTCCTCATCACCACGGGAAGCCAGCAGGCCCTGGACCTTTTGGGCAAGGTCTTCCTGGACGAAGGGGCCCCGGTCCTCCTCGAGGCCCCCAGCTACCTGGGGGCCATCCAGGCCTTCCGGGCCTACGGCCCCCGCTTCCTCACCGTGCCCACGGGGGAGGAGGGGCCAGACCTGGAAGCCCTGGCCGAGGGCCTGAAGGAGGGTCCCCGCTTCCTCTACCTCATCCCTTCCTTCCAGAACCCCTCGGGGGGGCTGATGCCCCTAAGGGCGCGGGAGCGGCTATTGGAGATGGTCATGGAAAAAGGCCTCTTGGTGGTGGAGGACGACGCCTACCGGGAGCTCTACTTCGGGGAAAGCCGGGTGAAGAGCCTCTTTGAGCTTGCCCGGGAGGCGGGCTACCCCGGGGTCATCTACCTCTCTAGCTTCTCCAAGATCCTGGCCCCAGGCCTCAGGGTGGCCTTCGCCGTGGCCCACCCCGAGGCCCTCCTCAAGCTGACCCAGGCCAAGCAGGGGGTGGACCTCCACACCCCGGTCCTCAACCAGATCCTGGTCCTCGAGCTCCTGAAGGAGGGCTTTAGGGAGCGGCTTGAGCGGGTCCGGCGGGTCTACCGCGACAAGGCCCAGGCCATGCTGGAGGCCCTGGAGAAGGAGATGCCCAAGGAGGTGGCCTTCACCAGGCCCAAAGGAGGGATGTTCGTCTGGATGGAGCTTCCCCAGGGGCTTTCCGCCGAAGCCCTCCTCCACAAAGCCCTGGAGGAAAAGGTGGCCTTCGTGCCCGGAGGGCCCTTCTTCGCCCTGGGGGGCGGGGAGAACACCCTGAGGCTTTCCTACGCCACCATGGACCAGGCCGCCATCGCCGAGGGGGTGCGCCGTCTGGGCCGGGCCCTCAGGGCCCTCCTCACCCCCGCCTGA
- a CDS encoding deoxyguanosinetriphosphate triphosphohydrolase produces the protein MLFDRERLIALEEGRLAPYAQKARDTRGRAHPEPESRYRTPYQKDRDRILHTTAFRRLEYKTQVFPNWAGDYYRTRLTHTLEVVQVARSIARALGLNEDLTEAIALSHDLGHPPFGHTGEKVLDELMREEGGFEHNAQALRILTHLEERYPGFRGLNLTYEVLEGIATHETAYAPTFKPLYEGQGTLEAQVVDLSDAIAYAAHDLDDGLRSGLLRPEDLGEVPLLKALALEEGLSLFSLSELGRRVLIRQLLGYLITDATEATHKKVEESGIQSAEAVRRHPERLAGLSPEGEKSLGELKAFLMERLYRHPRVLEERRKAEIVLTELFQTYARYPEILPKEVQARMEAEGLRAVCDYLAGMTDRYALEAYRRLYP, from the coding sequence ATGCTCTTTGACCGGGAGAGGCTCATAGCCTTGGAGGAAGGCCGCCTGGCCCCCTACGCGCAAAAGGCCAGGGACACCCGGGGGCGGGCCCACCCGGAGCCCGAGTCCCGCTACCGCACCCCCTACCAGAAGGACCGGGACCGGATCCTCCACACCACCGCCTTCCGCCGCCTGGAGTACAAGACCCAGGTCTTCCCCAACTGGGCCGGGGACTACTACCGCACCCGCCTCACGCACACCCTGGAGGTGGTCCAGGTGGCCCGCTCCATCGCCCGGGCCCTGGGGCTCAACGAGGACCTGACCGAGGCCATCGCCCTTTCCCACGACCTGGGCCACCCCCCCTTCGGCCACACCGGGGAGAAGGTCCTGGACGAGCTCATGCGGGAGGAGGGGGGCTTTGAGCACAACGCCCAGGCCCTGAGGATCCTCACCCACCTGGAGGAGCGCTACCCGGGCTTTAGGGGCCTCAACCTCACCTACGAGGTCCTGGAGGGCATCGCCACCCACGAGACCGCCTACGCCCCCACCTTCAAGCCCCTCTACGAGGGGCAGGGGACCCTCGAGGCCCAGGTGGTGGACCTCTCGGACGCCATCGCCTACGCCGCCCACGACCTGGACGACGGCCTCCGCTCGGGCCTCCTCCGGCCGGAAGACCTGGGCGAGGTGCCCCTCCTGAAGGCTTTGGCCCTGGAGGAGGGCCTGAGCCTCTTCTCCTTGAGCGAGCTCGGGAGGCGGGTCCTGATCCGCCAGCTCTTGGGCTACCTCATCACCGACGCCACGGAGGCCACCCATAAAAAGGTGGAGGAAAGCGGCATCCAGAGCGCCGAAGCCGTGCGCCGCCACCCCGAGCGCCTGGCGGGCCTCTCCCCCGAAGGGGAAAAGTCTCTAGGGGAACTCAAGGCCTTCCTCATGGAGAGGCTTTACCGCCACCCCCGGGTCCTGGAGGAAAGGCGCAAGGCGGAGATCGTCCTCACCGAGCTCTTCCAGACCTACGCCCGCTACCCGGAGATCCTGCCCAAGGAGGTCCAGGCCCGCATGGAGGCCGAGGGTCTGCGGGCGGTCTGCGACTACCTGGCGGGGATGACGGACCGCTACGCCCTGGAGGCCTACCGCCGCCTCTACCCCTAG
- the fabF gene encoding beta-ketoacyl-ACP synthase II, translating into MRRVVITGLGALTPIGVGQEAFHQAQLAGKSGVRPITRFDASALPVRIAAEVDVNPEDYLDKKELRRLDRFVQYALIAAELALKDSGLDLSALDPERVGTLVGTGIGGMETWEAQSRVFLERGPNRISPFFIPMMIANMASAHIAMRYGFQGPSSTAVTACATGSDALGSATRMIQLGEAEVVLAGGTEAAITPMAIGAFAVMRALSTRNEEPEKASRPFTLSRDGFVMGEGAGVLVLEEYEHARRRGARIYAELVGFGRSADAHHITEPHPEGRGAALAMERALKDARVAPEEVGYINAHGTSTPVGDRAEVLAIKRVFGEHAKRLMVSSTKSMIGHLLGAAGAVEAIATVQALYHGVIPPTINLEDPDPELDLDFVPEPREARVDYALSNSFAFGGQNAVLLFKRV; encoded by the coding sequence ATGCGGCGCGTGGTCATCACCGGCCTCGGGGCCCTCACCCCCATCGGGGTGGGGCAGGAGGCCTTCCACCAGGCCCAGCTTGCCGGCAAAAGCGGGGTGAGGCCCATCACCCGCTTTGACGCTTCCGCCCTCCCGGTGCGCATCGCCGCCGAGGTGGACGTGAACCCCGAGGACTACCTGGACAAAAAGGAGCTCCGCCGCCTGGACCGCTTCGTCCAGTACGCCCTGATCGCCGCCGAGCTGGCCCTCAAGGACTCCGGGCTGGACCTAAGCGCCCTGGACCCCGAGCGGGTGGGCACCCTGGTGGGTACAGGCATCGGCGGGATGGAGACCTGGGAGGCCCAGAGCCGGGTCTTCCTGGAAAGGGGGCCAAACCGCATCAGCCCCTTCTTCATCCCCATGATGATCGCCAACATGGCCTCGGCCCACATCGCCATGCGCTACGGCTTCCAGGGGCCCTCCTCCACCGCCGTCACCGCCTGCGCCACGGGCTCGGACGCCCTGGGAAGCGCCACGCGCATGATCCAGCTGGGGGAGGCGGAGGTGGTCCTCGCCGGGGGCACGGAGGCCGCCATCACCCCCATGGCCATCGGGGCCTTCGCCGTGATGCGGGCCCTTTCCACCAGGAACGAGGAGCCCGAGAAGGCTAGCCGCCCCTTCACCCTCTCCCGGGACGGCTTCGTCATGGGCGAGGGGGCCGGGGTACTGGTCCTGGAGGAGTACGAGCACGCCAGGAGGCGGGGGGCCAGGATCTACGCCGAGCTTGTGGGCTTTGGCCGGAGCGCCGACGCCCACCACATCACCGAGCCCCACCCCGAGGGGCGGGGGGCCGCCTTGGCCATGGAGCGGGCCCTCAAGGACGCCCGGGTGGCCCCGGAAGAGGTGGGCTACATCAACGCCCACGGCACCTCCACCCCCGTGGGGGACCGGGCCGAGGTCCTGGCCATCAAGCGGGTCTTCGGGGAGCACGCCAAGAGGCTTATGGTCTCCAGCACCAAGAGCATGATCGGCCACCTCCTGGGGGCCGCGGGGGCGGTGGAGGCCATCGCCACCGTCCAGGCCCTCTACCACGGGGTCATCCCTCCCACCATCAACCTCGAGGACCCCGACCCCGAGCTGGACCTGGACTTCGTCCCCGAGCCCAGGGAGGCCCGGGTGGACTACGCCCTCTCCAACTCCTTCGCCTTCGGCGGGCAGAACGCCGTCCTCCTCTTCAAGCGGGTCTAA
- the acpP gene encoding acyl carrier protein: MSEQEIFEKVKAVIADKLQVEPEKVTLEARFVEDLGADSLDTVELIMGLEDEFGLEISDEEAEKIRTVKDAVAYIKAKLG, translated from the coding sequence ATGAGCGAGCAGGAGATCTTTGAAAAGGTGAAGGCGGTTATCGCGGACAAGCTCCAGGTGGAGCCGGAGAAGGTGACCCTCGAGGCCCGCTTCGTGGAGGACCTGGGGGCCGACAGCCTGGACACCGTGGAGCTCATCATGGGCCTGGAGGACGAGTTCGGCCTGGAGATCTCCGACGAGGAGGCCGAGAAGATCCGCACCGTCAAGGACGCCGTGGCCTACATCAAGGCCAAGCTGGGCTAA
- a CDS encoding metal ABC transporter ATP-binding protein — MLALEIKDLSVRFGEFWALEGVSLAVPEGAFVAIVGPNGAGKSTLLKAVLGLVPFRGEVRVYGLPLRQVDPMWFGYVPQIKAFDRSFPALALELVLTGLRRSWPFRVSPKEREEALRALARVGAEGLAERPLGRLSGGQLQRVYLARALIRKPRILLLDEPATGVDRVGEVDLYRYLEDYQKASGATVFMITHDWEAAHHATHVLVLNRKVVGFGPPEKALTEACLRQAFGHVGHAHGLFVEGSRG; from the coding sequence GTGCTGGCCCTGGAGATTAAGGACCTTTCGGTGCGCTTCGGGGAGTTTTGGGCCCTGGAGGGCGTGAGCCTCGCCGTGCCGGAAGGGGCCTTCGTGGCCATCGTGGGCCCCAACGGGGCGGGGAAGAGTACCCTCTTGAAGGCGGTCCTGGGCCTGGTTCCCTTTAGGGGTGAGGTGCGGGTCTATGGCCTTCCCCTTCGCCAGGTGGACCCCATGTGGTTCGGCTACGTGCCCCAGATCAAGGCCTTTGACCGCTCCTTCCCCGCCTTGGCCCTGGAGCTGGTCCTGACCGGGCTCAGGCGGAGCTGGCCTTTTCGGGTGAGCCCCAAGGAGCGGGAGGAGGCCCTGAGGGCCCTGGCTCGGGTGGGAGCCGAAGGCCTCGCCGAGAGGCCCTTGGGGCGGCTCTCCGGAGGCCAGCTCCAGCGGGTCTACCTGGCCCGGGCCCTCATCCGCAAACCCCGCATCCTCCTCCTGGACGAGCCCGCCACCGGGGTGGACCGGGTGGGGGAGGTGGACCTCTACCGCTACCTGGAAGACTACCAGAAGGCCTCCGGGGCCACGGTCTTCATGATCACCCACGACTGGGAGGCGGCCCACCACGCGACCCACGTCCTGGTCTTGAACCGGAAGGTGGTGGGCTTCGGCCCTCCCGAGAAGGCCCTCACCGAGGCCTGCCTGCGCCAGGCCTTCGGCCACGTGGGCCACGCCCACGGCCTCTTCGTGGAGGGAAGCCGTGGCTGA
- a CDS encoding metal ABC transporter permease, with protein MAEALSYPFFQRALLAGLLVALLSGFLSPFVVQRRLSFLGDGLAHAAFAGVALGLFLRGEPLWFALPFTFLVAMAITFVKERTELSEDTAIGVFFALSVALGAIFLAKARGYVGDAMGYLFGSLLAVGPLDLLAVGLLALLALFFLPLWGPVAYATLDRELALADRVPVVLHDYLLSGFLAVSLVLAVKVVGLILVAAFLVIPGAAARLLARTFAGMTLLSLLLALLSTLGGLFLSLALDWPSGASVVLFQALLFALALAKTGLSGGK; from the coding sequence GTGGCTGAGGCCCTGAGCTACCCCTTCTTCCAGCGGGCCCTTCTGGCGGGGCTTCTGGTGGCCCTCCTCTCCGGCTTCTTGTCGCCCTTTGTGGTGCAGCGGCGGCTTTCCTTTTTGGGGGACGGCCTGGCCCACGCCGCCTTCGCCGGGGTGGCCCTGGGGCTATTCCTCCGGGGAGAGCCCCTGTGGTTTGCCCTTCCCTTCACCTTCCTGGTGGCCATGGCCATCACCTTCGTCAAGGAGCGCACCGAGCTTTCCGAGGACACGGCCATCGGGGTCTTCTTCGCCCTCTCCGTGGCCCTGGGGGCCATCTTCCTGGCCAAGGCCCGGGGTTACGTGGGGGACGCCATGGGCTACCTTTTCGGCTCCCTCTTGGCGGTGGGTCCTTTGGACCTTTTGGCCGTAGGGCTCTTGGCCCTTCTCGCCCTCTTCTTCCTGCCCCTTTGGGGTCCTGTGGCCTACGCCACCTTAGACCGGGAGCTGGCCCTGGCGGACCGGGTGCCGGTCGTCCTCCACGACTACCTCCTCTCGGGCTTTTTGGCGGTGAGCCTGGTGCTGGCGGTCAAGGTGGTGGGCCTGATCCTGGTGGCGGCCTTTCTGGTCATCCCCGGGGCGGCGGCGAGGCTTTTGGCCCGCACCTTCGCCGGCATGACCCTTCTTTCCCTCCTCCTCGCCCTCCTTTCCACCCTGGGGGGGCTTTTCCTCTCCCTGGCTCTGGACTGGCCCAGCGGGGCCAGCGTGGTCCTCTTCCAGGCCCTCCTCTTCGCCTTGGCCCTGGCAAAAACCGGATTGTCGGGCGGGAAATAG
- a CDS encoding RrF2 family transcriptional regulator: protein MWVSTKAQYGLRALVEIGLRAPEAVPLKEVAEAQGISQHYLEQIAAQLRRAGFIRSVRGAKGGYRLARPPEKVTALEVVEALEGSLAPVSCIEDPESCAKVGQCSTELLWRRVDLAMRQVLGGTTLKDLIEERRLLEARRPIQLEAAS from the coding sequence ATGTGGGTTTCCACGAAGGCCCAGTACGGCCTGAGGGCTCTGGTGGAGATCGGCCTCCGCGCCCCCGAGGCCGTTCCCCTCAAGGAGGTGGCCGAGGCCCAGGGCATCAGCCAGCACTACCTGGAGCAGATCGCCGCCCAGCTGCGCCGGGCCGGCTTCATCCGTTCCGTGCGGGGGGCCAAGGGAGGGTACCGCCTGGCCCGGCCCCCGGAGAAGGTGACGGCCCTCGAGGTGGTGGAGGCCCTGGAGGGGAGCCTGGCCCCGGTCTCCTGCATTGAGGACCCGGAGTCCTGCGCCAAGGTGGGCCAGTGCTCCACGGAGCTCCTCTGGAGGCGGGTGGACCTGGCCATGCGCCAGGTCCTGGGGGGCACTACCCTCAAGGACCTCATTGAGGAGAGGAGGCTTCTGGAGGCCAGGCGCCCCATCCAGCTGGAGGCCGCTAGCTAA